In Streptococcus sp. SN-1, a single genomic region encodes these proteins:
- the pdxT gene encoding pyridoxal 5'-phosphate synthase glutaminase subunit PdxT, translated as MKIGILALQGAFAEHAKVLDKLGVTSVEIRNLDDFQQDQSDLSGLILPGGESTTMGKLLRDQDMLFPIREAILSGLPVFGTCAGLILLAKEIISQKESHLGTMDMVVERNAYGRQLGSFYTEAECKGVGQIPMTFIRGPIISSVGEDVEILARVDNQIVAAQEKNMLVTSFHPELTDDVHLHQYFINMCDKKIVE; from the coding sequence ATGAAAATCGGAATATTAGCCTTGCAAGGTGCTTTTGCAGAACATGCAAAAGTACTAGATAAATTAGGTGTCACTAGTGTAGAAATTAGAAATCTAGATGATTTTCAGCAAGATCAGAGTGACTTGTCGGGTTTGATTTTGCCGGGTGGTGAGTCTACAACCATGGGCAAGCTCTTACGAGACCAGGATATGTTGTTTCCTATCCGGGAAGCAATTCTATCTGGCTTACCAGTGTTTGGGACCTGTGCGGGCTTGATTTTACTGGCTAAGGAAATCATTTCTCAGAAAGAAAGTCATCTTGGAACTATGGATATGGTGGTCGAGCGCAATGCCTATGGGCGCCAACTAGGAAGTTTCTACACGGAAGCAGAATGTAAGGGAGTCGGTCAGATTCCAATGACCTTTATCCGTGGTCCAATTATCAGCAGTGTTGGAGAAGATGTAGAAATTTTAGCAAGAGTTGATAATCAAATCGTTGCAGCTCAAGAAAAAAATATGTTGGTAACTTCTTTTCATCCAGAATTGACGGATGATGTTCACTTGCACCAGTACTTTATCAATATGTGTGACAAAAAGATAGTGGAATAA